In the genome of Streptomyces sp. V2I9, one region contains:
- a CDS encoding GNAT family N-acetyltransferase has protein sequence MTSAKSARRPHHWRRDLIELAALFTAVAVADAIANLIGHQPDGPFLLMASAVALVATAAFHTWWARRHGHAPPPDPAGPGPGGGEAPAGAGGLSDAVSGRADGLAGSEETVLWRLRTTVHDAPGSLAALCLALSGLRVDILTLQTHPLARGTVDEFLLRAPAPLQAQELSRGIAAAGGTSTWIERADAHDLVDTPTRVLSLATRTALDAAELPLSLRQLLGRCTIHSLPAVSVTGRETGQSAPVEGVLEETVMRLRDPSGGVISVERPYLPFTPTEFARARALVELDARLGPRVPRGTDVLTLPEGDEITVRRADRGDLAAARAMHDRCSQSTLGLRYHGPVKDADRYLDHLLSPRFGRTLAVRTTSGKVVALGHLLWDGDETEVALLVEDAWQRRGIGSELLARLVTMAGEAGCDSVYAVTQSRNTGMVAAMRALELPLDYQIEEGTLVITARLTPEEAPRPSAPAERARR, from the coding sequence GTGACCTCCGCGAAGAGCGCCCGCCGTCCGCACCACTGGCGGCGGGACCTGATCGAACTGGCCGCCCTGTTCACCGCCGTGGCCGTGGCCGACGCGATCGCTAATCTGATCGGGCACCAGCCGGACGGGCCTTTCCTGCTCATGGCGTCGGCCGTGGCCCTGGTGGCCACGGCCGCGTTCCACACGTGGTGGGCCCGGCGCCACGGTCACGCTCCTCCGCCGGATCCGGCGGGCCCCGGTCCCGGCGGAGGAGAAGCGCCGGCCGGGGCCGGGGGCCTGAGCGACGCGGTGAGCGGCCGGGCCGACGGGCTCGCCGGCTCCGAGGAGACCGTGCTGTGGCGGCTCCGGACGACGGTGCACGACGCCCCCGGCAGCCTGGCCGCGCTGTGCCTGGCCCTGTCCGGGCTGCGGGTGGACATCCTCACCCTCCAGACGCACCCGCTGGCGCGGGGCACCGTGGACGAGTTCCTGCTGCGGGCCCCGGCCCCGCTCCAGGCTCAGGAGCTGTCCCGCGGGATCGCCGCCGCGGGGGGCACGTCCACCTGGATCGAGCGGGCGGACGCCCACGATCTGGTCGACACCCCGACCCGAGTGCTGTCGCTGGCCACGAGGACGGCGCTGGACGCGGCCGAGCTCCCACTGAGCCTGCGTCAGCTGCTCGGCCGATGCACGATCCACTCGCTGCCGGCCGTCTCCGTCACCGGCCGGGAGACCGGGCAGAGCGCGCCGGTCGAAGGGGTGCTGGAGGAGACGGTGATGCGGCTGCGGGACCCGTCGGGCGGCGTCATCTCCGTCGAGCGGCCGTACCTGCCGTTCACCCCGACCGAGTTCGCCCGTGCCCGCGCCCTGGTCGAGTTGGACGCCCGGCTCGGCCCGCGGGTGCCGCGCGGCACGGACGTGCTCACCCTGCCCGAGGGCGACGAGATCACCGTGCGCCGCGCGGACCGCGGCGACCTCGCCGCCGCCCGCGCCATGCACGACCGCTGCTCGCAGAGCACCCTGGGCCTGCGCTACCACGGCCCCGTCAAGGACGCCGACCGCTACCTCGACCACCTGCTGAGCCCCCGTTTCGGCCGCACCCTGGCCGTGCGGACGACCTCCGGCAAGGTCGTGGCGCTGGGCCACCTCCTGTGGGACGGCGACGAGACCGAGGTCGCCCTCCTCGTCGAGGACGCCTGGCAGCGCCGGGGCATCGGCTCCGAACTGCTCGCCCGCCTGGTGACGATGGCCGGGGAAGCGGGCTGCGACAGCGTGTACGCGGTGACGCAGTCCCGCAACACCGGCATGGTGGCGGCGATGCGCGCGCTGGAGCTGCCCCTCGACTACCAGATCGAGGAGGGCACGCTCGTCATCACCGCCCGGCTGACGCCCGAAGAGGCTCCTCGGCCTTCCGCGCCGGCGGAACGGGCCCGTCGCTGA
- a CDS encoding Lrp/AsnC family transcriptional regulator, with protein sequence MPDSVALDPVDLQILRLLQNDARTTYRELAAEVGVAASTCLDRVARLRRSGVILGDQLRLDPAKLGRGLQALLLVQVRPHRRELIGPFVDRIRALPESRALFHLTGPDDYLVQVAVADAADLQRLVLDEFTARREVARVDTRLIFQQWECGPLLPPAAS encoded by the coding sequence ATGCCCGATTCCGTCGCTCTCGATCCGGTGGACCTCCAGATTCTGCGGCTGTTGCAGAACGATGCCCGGACCACGTACCGCGAGCTCGCGGCCGAGGTCGGCGTGGCCGCTTCGACGTGCCTGGACCGGGTGGCCCGGTTGCGCCGCAGCGGGGTGATCCTCGGGGACCAGCTGCGCCTCGATCCGGCAAAGCTCGGCCGGGGGCTCCAGGCGCTGCTGCTGGTCCAGGTCAGGCCGCACCGCCGGGAGCTCATCGGGCCGTTCGTCGACCGGATCAGGGCGCTGCCGGAGTCGCGTGCGCTGTTCCATCTCACCGGCCCCGACGACTACCTGGTGCAGGTGGCGGTGGCGGACGCGGCGGACCTGCAACGGCTGGTCCTGGACGAATTCACCGCGCGCCGGGAGGTGGCCCGCGTGGACACCCGGCTGATCTTCCAGCAGTGGGAGTGCGGTCCGCTGCTGCCGCCCGCCGCGAGCTGA
- a CDS encoding DUF885 domain-containing protein yields MSDTSSSPLPRQVADAYVDAIIELDPITGTYLGVAESSRRLPDFSPAGQAATADLIRATLRELDAAEQRPGADSDAERRCGRLLRERLTAELAVHEAEEGLRTVSNLQSPAHSITEVFTLTPTATDEDWAAVVERLRAVPAAHEGYRASLELGLERKLYGGPRATATFVGQLTEWGGEGEGGAFFAEFVAPGPASLRAELDEAAGRATASVLALRDWMRDVYAPAVEGAPDPVGRERYARWSRLYNGTDLDLDEAYAYGWSEYHRLLAEMRTEAGKILPGAGPWEALAHLDVHGRHIEGVDEVRAWLQGLMDEAIEALDGTHFDLAERVRKVESRIAPPGGAAAPYYTGPSEDFSRPGRTWLPTMGETRFPVYDLVSTWYHEGVPGHHLQIAQWTHVADSLSRYQASVGMVSANAEGWALYAERLMDELGFLPDPERRLGYLDAQMMRACRVIVDIGMHLELEIPADSPFHPGERWTPELAQEFFGNHSGRPADFVESELTRYLSMPGQAIGYKLGERAWLLGRENARAAHGDAFDLKSWHMAALSQGSLGLDDLVDELSRL; encoded by the coding sequence ATGTCAGACACTTCGAGCAGCCCGCTGCCCCGTCAGGTCGCCGACGCCTACGTCGACGCGATCATCGAACTCGACCCCATCACCGGCACCTATCTGGGTGTGGCCGAAAGCTCGCGCCGGCTGCCCGACTTCTCTCCGGCCGGCCAGGCCGCCACCGCCGACCTCATCCGCGCGACGCTGCGCGAGCTGGACGCCGCCGAACAGCGTCCCGGAGCGGACAGCGACGCCGAGCGTCGCTGCGGCCGGCTCCTGCGGGAGCGGCTGACGGCGGAACTCGCCGTGCACGAGGCCGAGGAGGGGCTGCGGACCGTCTCCAACCTGCAGTCGCCCGCCCACAGCATCACCGAGGTCTTCACGCTCACACCCACCGCGACGGACGAGGACTGGGCGGCGGTCGTGGAGCGGCTGCGCGCGGTGCCCGCCGCGCACGAGGGGTACCGCGCCTCGCTGGAGCTCGGCCTGGAGCGCAAGCTGTACGGCGGGCCGCGCGCGACCGCCACGTTCGTCGGGCAGCTCACGGAGTGGGGCGGCGAGGGCGAGGGCGGGGCGTTCTTCGCGGAGTTCGTCGCTCCGGGGCCCGCGTCGCTGCGCGCGGAGCTGGACGAGGCCGCCGGGCGGGCGACGGCCTCGGTCCTGGCGCTGCGGGACTGGATGCGCGACGTGTACGCCCCGGCGGTGGAGGGGGCACCGGACCCGGTCGGCCGGGAGCGCTACGCCCGCTGGTCGCGGCTGTACAACGGCACCGACCTGGATCTCGACGAGGCGTACGCGTACGGCTGGTCGGAGTACCACCGGCTGCTCGCCGAGATGAGGACCGAGGCCGGGAAGATCCTGCCCGGCGCGGGCCCGTGGGAGGCGCTCGCCCACCTCGATGTGCACGGCCGGCACATCGAGGGGGTGGACGAGGTCCGCGCGTGGCTGCAGGGCCTGATGGACGAGGCGATCGAGGCGCTGGACGGCACGCACTTCGACCTCGCCGAGCGGGTACGGAAGGTGGAGTCCCGTATCGCGCCGCCCGGCGGGGCCGCCGCGCCGTACTACACCGGCCCGTCCGAGGACTTCTCCCGCCCCGGCCGCACCTGGCTGCCGACCATGGGCGAGACCCGCTTCCCGGTGTACGACCTGGTCTCCACCTGGTACCACGAGGGGGTGCCCGGCCACCATCTGCAGATCGCGCAGTGGACGCACGTGGCCGACAGCCTCTCCCGCTACCAGGCGTCGGTCGGCATGGTCAGCGCGAACGCCGAGGGCTGGGCGCTGTACGCGGAGCGGCTGATGGACGAGCTGGGCTTCCTGCCCGACCCGGAGCGGCGGCTCGGCTATCTGGACGCCCAGATGATGCGCGCCTGCCGGGTGATCGTGGACATCGGGATGCACCTGGAGCTGGAGATCCCGGCGGACTCCCCCTTCCATCCGGGCGAGCGCTGGACGCCCGAGCTGGCACAGGAGTTCTTCGGTAACCACAGCGGCCGCCCCGCCGACTTCGTGGAGAGCGAGCTGACCCGCTATCTGTCGATGCCGGGGCAGGCCATCGGCTACAAGCTCGGGGAGCGGGCCTGGCTGCTCGGCCGGGAGAACGCGCGCGCCGCGCACGGTGACGCGTTCGACCTCAAGTCCTGGCACATGGCGGCGCTCTCCCAGGGCTCGCTCGGTCTGGACGATCTGGTGGACGAGCTGTCACGGCTCTGA
- a CDS encoding ATP-grasp domain-containing protein, with translation MSERSGFLFCADPLRASRPDPQFAAEAAAARAAGGRIALVDHDALLAGDAAGAVARVARDSGPYWYRGWMIPSDRYAELESALGARGCALLTGAADYRRAHELPCWYEEFRELTPRSVWSAMAPGAPAPTVGEAAGLAAPLGPGPGIVKDYVKSRKHEWHEACYVPELADRDRLAAVVSRFVELQGGFLAGGVVLRSFEPFVEGGEARVWWVDGRAVLITAHPDTPDRAPTPELSAVREAVGRLGPRWITTDLALREDGVWRVVEVGDGQVSGLPAGADAEGLFTALAAAALR, from the coding sequence ATGAGTGAGCGGAGCGGATTCCTGTTCTGCGCCGACCCGTTGAGGGCGTCACGGCCCGATCCGCAGTTCGCCGCCGAGGCCGCGGCGGCGCGTGCGGCCGGCGGCCGGATCGCGCTGGTCGATCATGACGCGCTGCTCGCCGGGGACGCGGCCGGTGCGGTGGCGCGGGTCGCGCGGGACTCCGGACCGTACTGGTACCGGGGCTGGATGATCCCCTCCGACCGGTACGCGGAGCTGGAGTCGGCGCTCGGCGCGCGGGGCTGCGCCCTGCTGACCGGTGCCGCGGACTACCGGCGGGCGCATGAACTCCCCTGCTGGTACGAGGAGTTCCGCGAGCTCACCCCGCGCAGCGTCTGGTCCGCCATGGCGCCGGGGGCTCCTGCGCCCACCGTCGGCGAGGCGGCCGGGCTCGCGGCGCCCCTGGGGCCGGGGCCGGGCATCGTGAAGGACTATGTGAAGTCCCGGAAGCACGAGTGGCACGAGGCCTGTTACGTCCCGGAGCTGGCCGACCGGGACCGCTTGGCCGCCGTGGTGAGCCGGTTCGTCGAGCTGCAGGGCGGTTTCCTCGCGGGGGGTGTGGTGCTGCGGTCCTTCGAGCCGTTCGTCGAGGGCGGCGAGGCGCGGGTGTGGTGGGTGGACGGGCGGGCGGTGCTCATCACCGCCCACCCGGACACCCCCGACCGGGCTCCCACGCCCGAACTCTCCGCCGTGCGGGAGGCGGTGGGCCGTCTCGGGCCGCGCTGGATCACCACCGACCTCGCACTGCGCGAGGACGGGGTGTGGCGGGTGGTGGAGGTCGGCGACGGTCAGGTCAGCGGCCTTCCCGCCGGGGCGGACGCCGAGGGCCTGTTCACCGCGCTGGCCGCCGCCGCGCTCCGCTGA